Sequence from the Ictalurus furcatus strain D&B chromosome 25, Billie_1.0, whole genome shotgun sequence genome:
CTTGTCATCATGCTTGCAGATCATTAACTACACGCAGCGCAGCTGTGTTGTACACCTGCATTTCACTGTGGGAGTTCTCATTAATATTACATTGAATgttgctggaaaatggtgagtaaGAAAAGAATTCTTTTGATTTCAGGAGCAAACAGTGAAGAGTGACTGTTGTTCCTCATGTTTGAGATCAGTGAAAGTTCTTCTCCCCTTAAATGCCATTGTAGCCGTAGGAGTTATAACAGCTAACGTCCCCCGTGATGTCAGAATGTCAGACAAGAAACTAGCTTCTCACAGAAATATTGAAAATGCAGCACCAGAATCATGAAGCACAtgacaaatatttcagtataaacatatatttaatatatatttaaaagcatttaatgTGTATCATGGTGAGGTTTTCCTTTAATTACATGAGTGTTTAGGGAAGACTTGCTCGTACATACACTTTCCTATGCATGGATTGTAAAATCATGAGttgacaaaaataatatatattggaccatattttattatgattattttaatttaaaaatgaacttatAAAATTCAGTGCACCATAAGATAATGATTGATGACACTGTACAAGTTTGCAGTACTTCTGGTATTAGCCAAGGCAGgaagaacatttttgttttgtcgcTTAATCCCCTCAGCTTTGAACAGGTTTTGCAGACGCTGCTCCAGCTTCTTCTACTTTCTTACACTCCTGACATACATGTGTGCAGTGTCTGTGGAAAGAAAAGCAGAGCACTATAATGCAaagcatttaaaacatttcagtcatgTTTTAATACTCATTAACTCAATGGACAATTGTactattgtgtattgtgtatggGCAAAGTGCTGCTACTGAGACTTAAGTTCCAGTCTTGTTCTGATTGTGTGGGGAAAACAGTAAGACCTGTCACTATCACATCACATCTAACAAATTTGGTCAGGTTTGTGCATGGCGGATCTGAGAGctcagtgttttgtgtgttttattgagACTGCTGGAATTGCTGAAAAagcaatgcttttaaaaaagaaaaagaaaaaatcagcACTGGTTGCAAGTTGAAAAATTGAAACTGGTTGAAATCCTCATTATTACTCACTTGTGTCCACAGCCGCCTGGGCCACCCCAACTTGGGCCACCCCAACCTGGGCCAAAGCCTTTGCTGAACTCTGGTTCCAGCTTTTGAAACTTTTCTCTACATGTGCCCATGTAAGAAGCTTTTCCCACTGCGTAACCAATGATACCTGCCACTGAAATAGACAGCGCACAGATCACAGATAAGTTACACATCAGTAATGGCTGAAATCATTGCCGCGTCCATTACGCCATGAATAGTGAGTCATATTCTCTCAGTTTGGATTTTTTACTTTGGTAAAAATCCTTTATAATTATAAAAGAAAGACAATATTCTCATAAAGACACAGTAACTGATTTCCCATCGTAAATGTGTAGTACTTGAACAATGTCTCATTAAATTtgtttttctataaataaaataggtTGCGAATGCAGAAAGAGACAAGGAGTTTGCATTCAATTCATTAGTTATTGAGGACTCTTTATCCATCTTATAATGTAAacataatgatttataatatatataaatgacattaCCATCATCAAACATGGAATAACTAGTAGTTGGGCTGGAGTTAGAAAACACATCAATCTGCAATCTGTAAATGATGGCTGGTATAAAGACGGATGTAATTTTCATCGTCATATTTATAATTGTATCACAtatgaaattaaaactaaattaatatatacataGTAGTTGATTTTACAGACATCAGTTTGTACACATTAGTGTCTTTCCATGAAGTCAGTGTGTGCtgtttattatatacagtgtactgtatatgtgctatatgtgtgtatatataaatgttttgtcTGCCCAAACATGTTGGTGTTGAACATACTGTGTACATAGGTGCATTTGTGATTAATGTAATAACGCAGCATCAAAAGCGTTGTTTATTTAAGTCTGTGGGATTCCTTCGACAGTATGTGTAGAAACATGTCATTTAATCTGTGTGGACTTTTTCCCAACGTCATTTCCGTTCGCTAAGGACTTACCTGCTAGTTTAGGGAATGGACCAAAGCGCTTTGATTGTTTCCAAACTCCTGTTGCAAGCAAACACACAGTAaagagtataaacacaacaataTGGCACAGGTGTTCAGTTAGATGGTGTGCACATTTCTTTTTCACTCGAATGGGCTCAGgtacagtaggggaaataagtattggatgcgtcaacatttttttcagaggaaaaaaaatcaaggcgttacaATGGctgtcaatcacctgactcaagtccaattgaacaagatttaaagacaatatgtttagaagaatgggtcaaaatcacaactgaatactgcggccgattcaTTTCttaatacaggaagtgtcttgaagctgtcattacaaacaaaggtttcTGCACTAAGTATTACATAAATTTCAgctagcatgttcaatactttttttcctgtgtcattccactttattacacatacctttatttatggactttaatgttgtgaattctttatatttccagatttcttgagttaatactgatgtctggtgaaaatttcatgtgaatagcctcattggaaatatatttactgaaaattttttgatgcgtccaatacttatttccctcactgtaaatctTGTTAGAAAAGTGACGGTATTCACAGGAATCAGTGAATCGCTCTCGGAAACTGCTTGAAAATTTACCGTTGTAGATTAGGCCACCAGTGATAGCCATGCTTCCAAGAGAGAGTGGAAGAGCTGGAAAGAAAGTACAGTTAACATTTAAAGTTTGAAAACAGTAAATTATCCAGATTTCTACTTGGTTCAGGAAGTCACAGTTCAGTGTTCAAGGTCAGAGTCTACAACTGCCAGCCATTATACAAtaatgggacacacacacacacacacacacacacacacgcacacatacacatacacacacatataccccctcactttcacacactcacagatcACTAATATGCAACTAAATTTAGTCATACACATACATTAAAAGCACTGACTGATTGGAGCAATTTTACTCCTTCTCCCACATGTTTAAACTAAAACTAACGCATTTAAAGATTCTATACTTTATTAATAAGGCATTGTGAGCACTTAAACTGAAGCTCAAAACATAATATTAATGTAATGAACTACCTACAGCTTAAAGAACCAGTACCCATTTTAACCACTAgtgttttgagagcaaaatgaaaataataagtgATAGTGTGTATTTTATACCTCTGTACCAAAAACTCTCGTCTTGGCACTCCTTCCAGATCTGCTTCACCTCGTCACTTTGAAAACGTTTGTCAGCTATGGGACACTCCAGTCCCTTCAAGAAAAGAtcagaaaattttttttaatagtcctgattttattttcagggcggttgcagtgtttttttaaataaaactggggAGTGCATTGATACTGATAAGGGTATCGGTCCAAAACCATGTTCATTTACTtctactgttaaaaaaaatgttctgaaatCACAAC
This genomic interval carries:
- the ociad2 gene encoding OCIA domain-containing protein 2, which translates into the protein MTTETAENAGGVQPGTKKGFGLECPIADKRFQSDEVKQIWKECQDESFWYRALPLSLGSMAITGGLIYNGVWKQSKRFGPFPKLAVAGIIGYAVGKASYMGTCREKFQKLEPEFSKGFGPGWGGPSWGGPGGCGHKHCTHVCQECKKVEEAGAASAKPVQS